CTCATTTCCTTCGACACCCAGCAGCCGCGCACCTTCGGTGCTCACGATGAGTTCCTGGCTTCAGGTCGACTCGACAACCTGCTCAGCGTCCACTCCTCCCTGGTCGCCTTCGAGACCTTGCTCCGTCAAAACTGTTGCACGTCAACCACCATCCCCGTCATGGTCGCTTTCGATCACGAGGAAGTTGGGTCCGCCTCCACCACGGGCGCTGCAGGGCCACTGCTTGCCGACGTTCTGTCCCGCATCGCAGCGGCCACGGGCGCTGACCTGGAACGCACTCAGCAGCTCTACCGCGGTTCCATCTGTCTCTCTGCTGACGGCGCACACGGTGTGCACCCGAACTATGCAGGCGAACACGAGCCGGGGCACCAGCCGGAACTCAATGCCGGCCCGGTGGTGAAGATCAATGCCAACCAGCGCTACGCCACCACGGCGGCCGGTCAGGCGGAGGTTGTCCGAATCGCAGCGGAAACCTCCAAGCGCATTGGCCAGGAAGTGCCGGTGCAGTATTTTGTCTCTGCGAACCACAAGCCATGCGGCTCCACTATCGGCCCGATCACTGCAACGCGACTGGGTATCGACACCATCGATATCGGAGCTGCGATGGTCTCCATGCACTCGGCGCGTGAGATGTGCGGCACGATTGACCCATGGTGGTTGGCCGAACTCACCGTGGATTTCTGGGGTGCCGGACACTAGCAGCTCGCTGGCAGCGCTGAAGTCGCCTCTAGCAGGGGAGATGTCGGGGCGCTGTGGCCGTCGTGAAGCGAAAATGGGTGAGGGAATTTCCGTAGCTGCTCGTCGTGGAGCCTATTTTCTGTCATGCTATGAACCATGACTGATGCTAACGACACCCTGCCGTCGCACCGCCTTGAAGTACCTATCGAAGAGGCGGTGGCATGGCGTCGCCAACTGCACCAGAATCCGGAGCTGAGCTTCCGGGAGTACAGGACCTCGGACATGATTGAGGATCTGCTCAATCAATGGGACATCCCGACGTACCGGTTAACCCCGACGTCCGTGATTGGCGTCATCGAGGGTACAGCGGGCGACCCCAGCACTGGCCGTGTGATTGGCTACCGCGCGGATATTGACGCCCTGCCGATTCAGGAGGAAACGGGATTGCCGTACGCCTCGCGCACGCCGGGTGTGATGCACGCCTGTGGTCATGATGTGCACACGGCGATGCTGCTGGGCACGGCGAAGGTGCTCTCTGGAATGCGCGATCAACTGCACGGCAAGGTGCTGTGCATCTTCCAGCACGCCGAAGAAATGCTGCCGGGCGGTGCTCGTGAGCTGGTCGACAAGGGTGCCGCCGATGACTTGGATGAGGTCTACGCCTTCCACGTCGCGCCGCATCCGGTAGGGCATGTGGGAATTTGCGCTGGGCGAGTGACAACCATGTCGGGCATCGTCTCCATCGCGATTCGTGGCCGTGGCGGACACTCTTCGAACCCGCAGCTGTCGATTGACCCGGTGCTCATCGCCAGCGAGGTGACTCTCATGCTGAACACGATTGTCTCCCGCGATGTGGATCCAAAGCACATGAACATCGTCAACGTCGGCTCACTGCATTCAGGTGAGGCCGGCAACGTGATCCCGGATACGGCCAACCTGGAAGTGTCCATCCGCTCGGTGGATGAGGCCGACTGGGAGATTGTCTGCCAGCGTATCGAGGCCGTCGTCAACGGCGTCTGCCAAGCTCACGGCGCACAGGCGACTTTTGACTGGCAGATTCCGTACCCGATGGTGGTCAACGCCGACATTGCAGTCAATCGCGCCTGGCATGCGGCGACGAAGGCAGTTGGCAACTCCAAGGTGTTCGCCGCCGATCCGTGGGCTCCTTCGGATGACTTCTCCTATTTTTCCCGTGAAGCGCCGGGCTGTTACATGTTTCTCGGCACCGGTGGCCCGGAAGCGGGTAATCCCTTCTTTCTCCACAATTCCAAGTTTAAAATTGTGGAGAGAGCCATGGTCAATGGCATGCGCACGGAAATCCAAATCGCGCTCGACGCACTGAACCCGTCGAAGAATCATCCGCCGGAGCGCCCTGCCACATCTCCGACCATGCCCGCAGCAGGTTCCGTGCCTCCACGGCCGCGGAAGGCAGGCCTTGGCACGCCACAGTCGCATGCGGGCCAGGCGCGGGCGTCGTCAAGCGAATCGGCGGGGGAGACCTCACCGAGTCCTGAGGCGGCGGCATCAGATAATTCCAATCAGCCTCAGGCACCTAGAGAGGATGCATAGGACAATGTCCACGACCCCCAACGCCCCTAATAAGACGCTCGCTGCCGCACCTGAGTGGTCGAAGTGGGCGATTGGATGGCACGTCTATCCACTGGGGTTTGTGGGAGCGCCCATCCGTGAGAAGGATCGAGGCGCCGCGCCGGGCAATCGAATTCACAAACTGATTGACTGGCTTCCGTACGTCCAGGAGCTCGGGCTCAACGTGCTGCAGCTGGCGCCAGTATTCGAGTCGACTAGCCACGGCTACGATACCGAGGACTACTACCGCATTGACTCGCGCCTGGGTACCGAAGAGGACATGAAGGCTGTCATCGAAGCTGCCCATGAGCGTGGCATCAAAGTGCTTTTCGACGGCGTTTTCAACCACATCGGGGCAGAGGCACCCGCGTTGAAGACCGCGAAGGAAAACCCTGACTCTGAAGAAGCACAGCTCTTTGCGTTTACTCACTCAGATGGCGACATGACCGCGCCGGTGTTTGAGGGCCATGAGAGTTTGGTCGAATTCGATCACACCAGTGACGCGACTGTTGATTTTGTCGTCAACGTGATGAATTACTGGCTGGCGCGGGGGATTGATGGCTGGCGACTGGATGCGGCCTACGCAGTGGACCCACAGTTCTGGCACAAGGTTTTGCCGCGAGTGCGTGCTGAGCACCCGCACGCCTTTATCTACGGCGAGGTCATCCACGGTGACTATGCGGAGATTGTGTCGGTGTCCGGCATGGACTCGGTGACGGAGTACGAGCTGTGGAAAGCGACCTGGTCTGCGCTGAAGGAGGAAAACTTCTTCGAGTTGGACTGGACTCTGAAGCGCCATAACACCTTCGCGGAGTCTTTTGTGCCGGTGACGTTTGTGGGAAACCACGATGTTTCACGCATTGCGACGCAGGTAGGGGCCGACAAGGCCGTGCTGGCGGCGACGGTGCTGTTTACCGTGGCCGGTGTGCCGCTGGTCTACTACGGCGACGAACAGGGCTACACCGGTCTCAAAGAGGAACGCATCGGCGGTGACGACCAGATTCGTCCAGTGTTCCCGGATAGTCCGGAGGAACTCTCTACGCTTGGCGCGGATCTCTACCGCGCTTACCAGCAGCTCGTTGCGGTGCGACGCCGGTTCCCATGGTTGCACTCCGCTCGCGTGGAGACTGATGAATTGCGCAATGGTTTTCTTCGCTACCGCGTGACCGCAACCGACGCGGCGCTCGTGGACGATGCTGCCGAGGCCTTGGGCGAGACTGGAGCTTCCGGCGAGATGCCCTCGCTCGTTGTCGAGCTGAACCTGGAAAACGGCGCAACCAGCGCCGTGATCCGTGATGGTGACCACGTGGAATTTGAGTTTTCCTAGGCTCTCTTGGCGGCTCTAGGCTGCCCTCGGAGAACCAAAACCGCCCGGACACAATGTCCAGGCGGTAATTCTTTCGTGCCCCATCGATGAGTGGGCACAAGGGGTAGTGACTGCGTTTATGTTTGCTGGCTACCCCTGTTTTCGCAGATGCAGTGATTACATCTCTGCGGTCTCAGCAGGGGTCATCTCGTCGGAGGATGCCGGAGTGGTGGCCTTCTGCTCGAAGGTCTCCGACGGGTTGGCCTGGTCGCCGACCTTCACGTCCGAGTCAACCTGATTCGGGGGAGAGCAAGCGACCAGGGCTGCTGCGGCAATGGCGGATGCGGCGATAGCGCCGGCGATGCGGTTACGCATGGATGTGGCTCCTCTGTCGGAAAAACAATAGCTACAAGGGGCTAATAAACTTTTCTCACATTATCTTAAAGCAATATCTTAGAGGATTCTTAACGGCTTGCGGGAACCAAGGGGCCAATCGCCCCCGCGCCGATGCATAGGGTTGCCCCCGGAGTCGCCTTTTCCACATCGACATGGAGAGTATTTCCGCCACCGTTGAGGTACACATAGCGCGGTCGCAGATCGTTGTTCATCTTCACGACTGTGGAACCACCGCGGGTTTGCTCTTCGGTCTCGAAAGGATTGGGGAGCGACAGGCGCACATCCATGTCCTCGGAGGCGGTGGCCGGGAACTCAAGCACCCAGTCACCGAGCTTGATGATGTTCTCCAACTTGATGTCCTCCGACGCGGTGCCGTCCTCGCCAACTGTGATGCGATGGCCACACTGCTCGACAGGGCCGTCAGTGACACGGGTGACCTCGGAGACCTTGGCGTCGATAAGCGAACCGTCTGTATTGAACATGCGCGGGTGACCGGTGACGCGCTCAAACGGCGGGCGATCGGAGACCGCATCAAACACCCGCGAGTACATGTTCATCGGAGCGGCGACGGGCACGAGAACTTCGAAGGGGACGGGCTGGTCGATGAGATTGTAGTCGATCGCCTTGTCGGGGCCAGCGGCATCGGCTTCCTCGCGCAGCGCGGACAGCGACGCCTTGGTGTTGCCGATCCACTCCATTGCGATGCCATCAGACCAGGCATTGCGGTAAGTGACCACGGAAATCGTGGAGGTGACAGCCAGCGCGATGCCCAGCGACCAAATCAGAATGTGCGTACGAGCCGGTAGCAGCGCTGGCGCCTCGTCCTTCGGTGGGAGTCCAGCCAGGGAGATCGCGACGCAGATTACGATCACGAGCGCGACATCAGAGTAGTAGTGCAAAGTGTGCGCCAGCACGCCAGAGGTGTTCTCTCCCGAGCGGAACAGGGTGATGGCGAACAAGGTGGTGAACATGTACGCCACCGATAGCGTCCACGGAGCCCAGCCACGGTAATCGCGGCCGATGAGGGTGGCGGACAGAATCAACAGGATAATGCCGCCGAGAGTAATCAGCTGAGACGAAGCGGAGGCAAACGGCTGTCCCGGAGCCCA
The sequence above is drawn from the Corynebacterium jeikeium genome and encodes:
- a CDS encoding amidohydrolase, with amino-acid sequence MTDANDTLPSHRLEVPIEEAVAWRRQLHQNPELSFREYRTSDMIEDLLNQWDIPTYRLTPTSVIGVIEGTAGDPSTGRVIGYRADIDALPIQEETGLPYASRTPGVMHACGHDVHTAMLLGTAKVLSGMRDQLHGKVLCIFQHAEEMLPGGARELVDKGAADDLDEVYAFHVAPHPVGHVGICAGRVTTMSGIVSIAIRGRGGHSSNPQLSIDPVLIASEVTLMLNTIVSRDVDPKHMNIVNVGSLHSGEAGNVIPDTANLEVSIRSVDEADWEIVCQRIEAVVNGVCQAHGAQATFDWQIPYPMVVNADIAVNRAWHAATKAVGNSKVFAADPWAPSDDFSYFSREAPGCYMFLGTGGPEAGNPFFLHNSKFKIVERAMVNGMRTEIQIALDALNPSKNHPPERPATSPTMPAAGSVPPRPRKAGLGTPQSHAGQARASSSESAGETSPSPEAAASDNSNQPQAPREDA
- a CDS encoding M18 family aminopeptidase, which produces MAISSAPTPESPDSADTSDVASRSVPAAALSHVEDLIDFVAASPSSFHAAQQVVDRLSAAGATVIDEHEQWPSKPGAYVLRRDGAAVAWIVPETPAADFTGFRIVGSHTDSPGFRVKPNARTSAAGYAQVAVEVYGGALLGSWTDREIEFAGRVIDKSGNEHFARTGPVARIPQLAIHLNRAVNEEGLKLHKQNHTAPIIGLDTFGTDVHQVIADAASLSIDDIVAWDLISFDTQQPRTFGAHDEFLASGRLDNLLSVHSSLVAFETLLRQNCCTSTTIPVMVAFDHEEVGSASTTGAAGPLLADVLSRIAAATGADLERTQQLYRGSICLSADGAHGVHPNYAGEHEPGHQPELNAGPVVKINANQRYATTAAGQAEVVRIAAETSKRIGQEVPVQYFVSANHKPCGSTIGPITATRLGIDTIDIGAAMVSMHSAREMCGTIDPWWLAELTVDFWGAGH
- a CDS encoding alpha-amylase; its protein translation is MSTTPNAPNKTLAAAPEWSKWAIGWHVYPLGFVGAPIREKDRGAAPGNRIHKLIDWLPYVQELGLNVLQLAPVFESTSHGYDTEDYYRIDSRLGTEEDMKAVIEAAHERGIKVLFDGVFNHIGAEAPALKTAKENPDSEEAQLFAFTHSDGDMTAPVFEGHESLVEFDHTSDATVDFVVNVMNYWLARGIDGWRLDAAYAVDPQFWHKVLPRVRAEHPHAFIYGEVIHGDYAEIVSVSGMDSVTEYELWKATWSALKEENFFELDWTLKRHNTFAESFVPVTFVGNHDVSRIATQVGADKAVLAATVLFTVAGVPLVYYGDEQGYTGLKEERIGGDDQIRPVFPDSPEELSTLGADLYRAYQQLVAVRRRFPWLHSARVETDELRNGFLRYRVTATDAALVDDAAEALGETGASGEMPSLVVELNLENGATSAVIRDGDHVEFEFS